The Deltaproteobacteria bacterium genome has a segment encoding these proteins:
- the tatA gene encoding twin-arginine translocase TatA/TatE family subunit, translating into MFGIGMPELIVILVLALIILGPKKLPDLAKSLGKGLAEFRKATNELKESMNVDEDLSEVKKSVADAVSEVRKIESLASKGLKDWEKAAIAEEKKEIERRLAKDDGPPGKSPSADMDSEMAGSEDWPYPGTATGEEKAAPSSGVAKEAASSASSVAAGDSRQAEDKTSLRATEAGRDDSDSPERPPTTSEDVPSSNNPDTVPPEPSEDSRK; encoded by the coding sequence ATGTTTGGCATTGGAATGCCGGAACTTATCGTTATACTCGTTCTTGCTCTCATCATTTTAGGTCCCAAGAAACTGCCGGATCTGGCAAAATCGCTAGGGAAGGGACTGGCCGAGTTCCGGAAGGCCACCAACGAACTCAAAGAGAGCATGAATGTGGATGAGGATTTGTCCGAAGTGAAAAAATCCGTGGCTGATGCGGTAAGCGAAGTACGCAAGATCGAGAGTCTGGCTTCCAAGGGTTTGAAGGACTGGGAAAAGGCGGCGATCGCCGAGGAGAAGAAAGAGATCGAGCGAAGACTGGCTAAAGACGACGGCCCACCCGGAAAATCCCCCTCAGCGGACATGGACAGTGAGATGGCGGGAAGTGAAGATTGGCCGTACCCCGGCACGGCAACCGGCGAGGAGAAAGCCGCTCCGTCTTCCGGCGTCGCGAAAGAAGCAGCTTCGAGCGCTTCGTCCGTTGCGGCGGGCGATAGCCGGCAGGCGGAGGATAAAACCTCACTACGCGCCACGGAGGCCGGGAGGGACGATTCCGACTCGCCTGAAAGACCGCCTACCACGTCCGAGGACGTCCCGTCTTCCAACAATCCCGATACGGTCCCACCGGAACCTTCCGAGGATTCGCGTAAGTGA
- a CDS encoding amidohydrolase family protein yields the protein MDETLSLFTSLMIDGSGNAAQKHMLIRVSHGRILSIRKAAVDDLRSPGCVDLRGCTVVPALIDAHVHLCMSGTSDREMREQQLKMDYDGAERVMLSHAREQLVRGVMAVRDGGDYAAHALRFKQQRCSGNPPPLRVMSAGKAWRAPGRYGKLIGRPPVEGLTLAESVARHSVGLDHVKLVNSGLNSLTHYGKQTPPQFSVGDLRAAVEAARLLGLKTMVHANGVLPVQWAVEAGCHSIEHGFFMGRENLERMVEAQTFWVPTAITMQGYSEKLEQGTVEKDVARKNLEEQVRQMAWARQLGVPLAVGTDSGSLGVHHGASLVEELKLFMEAGYTLEQSIHCATAAGALLLGLENQLGRLVPGAPATFVVAEGDRSSLPDALTTPESVYMAGSLWKDPPQDGTW from the coding sequence ATGGACGAGACGCTCTCCCTTTTCACAAGCCTGATGATCGATGGCAGCGGAAACGCTGCGCAGAAGCACATGCTGATCCGCGTATCCCATGGACGCATCCTTTCGATCCGAAAGGCTGCCGTTGATGATCTCCGCTCTCCCGGATGTGTGGACTTGCGAGGCTGCACCGTTGTTCCCGCACTGATTGACGCTCACGTACACCTGTGCATGTCCGGGACGTCCGACCGCGAAATGCGCGAACAACAACTCAAAATGGACTACGATGGGGCGGAGCGGGTGATGCTCTCCCATGCTCGAGAGCAGCTGGTTCGAGGCGTGATGGCGGTTCGGGACGGAGGCGACTATGCGGCTCACGCGCTCCGTTTCAAACAACAACGATGCTCCGGCAATCCTCCACCCCTTCGGGTCATGTCCGCCGGCAAAGCGTGGCGCGCTCCGGGCCGCTATGGCAAATTGATCGGACGTCCTCCTGTTGAAGGATTGACATTGGCGGAATCCGTTGCCCGGCATTCCGTTGGACTGGACCACGTCAAGCTGGTGAATTCGGGCTTGAACAGTCTTACCCACTATGGAAAGCAGACCCCCCCTCAGTTCAGTGTCGGAGATCTCCGGGCCGCCGTAGAGGCGGCCCGCCTCCTCGGCCTGAAAACCATGGTGCACGCCAACGGAGTGCTTCCGGTTCAATGGGCCGTGGAAGCCGGATGTCATTCCATCGAGCATGGCTTTTTCATGGGACGGGAAAACCTCGAACGGATGGTCGAGGCTCAAACGTTTTGGGTTCCGACTGCCATCACCATGCAAGGTTACAGCGAAAAGCTCGAACAAGGAACCGTGGAAAAGGACGTGGCGAGGAAGAATCTGGAAGAACAGGTTCGGCAAATGGCATGGGCGCGACAGCTGGGCGTCCCCCTGGCCGTGGGAACCGACAGCGGAAGTCTTGGAGTGCATCACGGGGCATCTCTGGTCGAAGAGCTAAAACTATTCATGGAAGCCGGTTATACGTTGGAGCAATCCATCCACTGCGCTACGGCCGCCGGAGCCCTCCTATTAGGATTGGAAAACCAGCTCGGTCGACTGGTCCCCGGCGCGCCCGCCACCTTCGTCGTGGCGGAGGGCGACAGGTCCTCTCTTCCGGATGCTCTGACAACGCCCGAAAGCGTGTATATGGCGGGAAGCCTATGGAAGGATCCTCCGCAGGACGGAACTTGGTGA
- a CDS encoding penicillin-binding protein activator — translation MNRHTRRNALFFLSTLTFFTFLLACQLPVVRPSPPPVPRDSILAAAETAYIEGRLDRALELYTQQVDEYPEEEGSDLALIRMASIYTQQGDRRSAVESCRKLLRFFPESPHAFQASIILAKSMLAADYLSEAREALDDADKRAVSSEDKVQAGFLRAELEKREGHWTECILRLSGLLHLIDAEQKQSALETIRNLLSQLTDSELERLTSLYGEQVPEGYIPYEQCMRMAGSGEWAPAGACLEDFLRDYPDHEYVQKAHAKFQEYREKQASDTRRIGCALPLSGPLEPYGTRVLNGVLLALNAFNPELREKMPRLIVRDTKGSPETSDRVIRDLAENEHVLSVIGPLGSDSASAAARTAQELGIPIVVMSQVDGVTEIGPFVFRNSLTPSMQVRNLIRYVALMHGVERFAVLYPDNEFGWRMLKSFQEEIRAQDKRITAQEPYDSNTSDFSAPVRRLIGEERWAAYARELERSKHKKKKPDLTLDFDALFIPDDYRKMLLIAPQLAFHDAENVVLMGTNLWDSPVLAEKVGEHLNKAVFVADYFRKEDDEQAKSFETEYERAYGNKPDFFAALGYDTMNILISLLGKGLTEDRTTLRDQLAGLRNFPGLTGYTSFGPGGEAEKQLQLLTVKGKRIVPVE, via the coding sequence ATGAATCGCCATACTCGCAGGAATGCCCTGTTCTTTTTGTCCACCTTGACCTTCTTTACATTCCTGCTGGCCTGCCAGTTGCCGGTTGTAAGGCCAAGTCCTCCACCGGTTCCCAGAGATTCGATCCTAGCTGCCGCGGAAACCGCCTACATCGAGGGACGCCTGGATCGGGCTCTCGAGCTTTACACGCAGCAAGTAGACGAGTACCCCGAGGAAGAAGGCTCGGACCTGGCCCTCATCCGTATGGCCTCCATCTATACGCAGCAGGGCGACCGTCGCAGTGCGGTGGAATCCTGCCGAAAGCTGCTTCGTTTCTTTCCCGAAAGTCCGCACGCGTTTCAGGCGAGCATCATCCTCGCGAAAAGCATGCTCGCTGCCGATTACCTGTCAGAAGCCCGAGAGGCGCTGGATGACGCCGACAAACGGGCCGTGAGTTCGGAAGACAAGGTGCAGGCGGGATTCTTGAGAGCCGAGTTGGAAAAGCGGGAAGGCCACTGGACCGAATGCATCTTACGACTTTCCGGACTGCTTCACCTGATAGACGCGGAGCAGAAGCAATCGGCCCTGGAAACCATCCGAAATCTGCTCTCCCAGTTGACGGATTCCGAACTGGAACGCCTTACCAGTCTGTACGGGGAGCAAGTACCGGAGGGGTATATTCCGTACGAACAATGCATGCGCATGGCCGGCTCCGGCGAATGGGCCCCGGCCGGGGCCTGCCTCGAGGATTTTCTTCGCGATTATCCGGATCACGAATATGTACAAAAAGCCCACGCCAAGTTTCAGGAATACCGGGAGAAGCAGGCATCCGATACTCGCCGAATCGGCTGCGCCCTGCCTCTTTCGGGTCCATTAGAGCCTTATGGAACTCGTGTCTTGAACGGGGTGCTACTGGCTCTTAACGCCTTTAATCCCGAACTGCGGGAAAAGATGCCCCGACTTATCGTGCGCGACACCAAAGGCAGCCCGGAAACCTCCGACCGCGTCATTCGCGATCTGGCGGAAAACGAACACGTTTTGTCCGTAATCGGTCCTCTTGGGAGCGATTCCGCGAGTGCGGCCGCGCGGACGGCGCAGGAACTCGGCATACCGATCGTGGTGATGAGCCAGGTCGATGGAGTCACCGAGATCGGTCCTTTCGTTTTCCGCAACTCTCTCACACCGTCCATGCAGGTACGCAACTTGATCCGATATGTTGCGCTTATGCACGGGGTTGAACGATTCGCCGTTCTCTACCCGGATAATGAGTTCGGTTGGCGCATGCTTAAGAGTTTCCAGGAGGAAATACGCGCCCAAGACAAGCGGATCACCGCGCAGGAGCCCTATGATTCGAACACCTCGGATTTCAGTGCGCCGGTGCGGCGGCTTATCGGCGAGGAACGGTGGGCCGCTTATGCGAGGGAGCTCGAGCGCAGCAAACACAAAAAGAAAAAACCCGATCTTACACTGGATTTTGACGCCCTGTTCATCCCGGACGATTATAGGAAAATGCTGCTGATAGCACCCCAATTGGCGTTTCATGACGCCGAAAACGTGGTGCTCATGGGCACGAACTTGTGGGACTCGCCTGTCCTGGCTGAAAAGGTCGGCGAGCATCTGAACAAGGCCGTGTTTGTTGCGGACTACTTTCGCAAAGAAGACGACGAACAAGCGAAGTCATTTGAAACCGAATACGAACGCGCTTACGGAAATAAGCCCGATTTCTTTGCGGCGTTGGGCTATGATACGATGAACATTCTGATATCGCTGCTGGGAAAAGGACTCACTGAAGATCGAACGACATTACGCGACCAGTTGGCAGGGCTTCGCAACTTCCCGGGGCTTACCGGCTACACATCCTTTGGTCCCGGCGGAGAAGCGGAAAAGCAGCTCCAGCTACTCACCGTGAAGGGAAAACGGATCGTGCCGGTTGAATAA
- a CDS encoding MucR family transcriptional regulator → MATSLTEMAAEIVKAQAAVAPMTPEEIELILKKTFETLKDMNARENGVAEAQVERSELDLLREEPIKSIQANKVVNLEDGSECKVLTNRTLAKFGLTTKEYKQKWSIPLKTPLSAKSLTAKRRKWAKDRNLGQILKDARAKKAK, encoded by the coding sequence ATGGCAACATCCCTGACGGAAATGGCCGCCGAAATCGTAAAAGCACAGGCGGCAGTTGCACCAATGACTCCGGAAGAAATCGAGCTGATACTGAAGAAGACCTTCGAGACCCTGAAGGATATGAACGCTAGGGAGAATGGGGTAGCTGAAGCACAGGTTGAAAGGTCAGAGCTGGATTTGCTCCGGGAAGAACCAATAAAGTCCATACAGGCAAACAAGGTGGTCAATCTGGAGGACGGCAGCGAGTGCAAAGTTCTTACCAACCGGACGTTGGCAAAGTTCGGATTGACTACCAAAGAATACAAGCAAAAATGGAGTATTCCTCTAAAGACTCCATTGTCCGCTAAGAGCTTGACGGCTAAGCGCCGGAAATGGGCCAAAGACAGGAATCTTGGACAAATTTTGAAAGACGCCAGGGCCAAGAAGGCAAAATAG
- a CDS encoding beta-ketoacyl-[acyl-carrier-protein] synthase family protein encodes MSTDRVVITGVGVLAPNGIGKEKFAGALWKGASGIGYVTLFDVGELSIKTAGEVRDFDFGALFPNATPGCPRSVQFALTASKMALEDAELDVSMLDPKRAGVVLGCTTNRYELQELEYRTAQGTAEVPYLFDTKDIFLPGRLAGQYGFQGPLVNVDMACSSGNQAIMCARDLIRSGNADVVVTGGVDVPINMLVYAAFCQIRAMSKRDDDPTAASRPFDKQRDGFVLSEGAGLVLVESLEHAMKRGARIYAEIIGAGLTSDAHHMLIPDKSGAQMLRAMQLALRDARLSPWDLSYINAHGTATRLNDSIESHAIGRLLDSKPYAVPVSSVKSMIGHTLGAAGALEIITCLLSMEQAMLPPTINLEERDEDCADLDYVPNVSRSRPVSICMSNSFAFGGSNTSLILRKYDG; translated from the coding sequence ATGAGTACGGATCGGGTTGTCATTACCGGAGTGGGTGTGCTGGCTCCGAACGGGATCGGGAAAGAGAAGTTTGCCGGCGCCTTGTGGAAAGGGGCATCCGGAATTGGATATGTGACCCTGTTCGACGTTGGCGAACTTTCCATCAAAACCGCCGGGGAGGTACGCGACTTCGATTTCGGAGCTCTGTTTCCGAACGCAACGCCAGGCTGTCCTCGTTCCGTTCAATTCGCTCTGACCGCGTCTAAGATGGCGTTGGAGGATGCCGAGCTGGACGTAAGCATGCTGGATCCGAAAAGGGCAGGGGTGGTTCTTGGATGTACCACCAACCGATACGAACTTCAGGAACTCGAGTATCGAACGGCCCAAGGAACGGCGGAAGTGCCCTACCTGTTCGATACGAAGGATATCTTCCTGCCCGGCCGGTTGGCGGGACAGTATGGGTTCCAAGGGCCTCTCGTCAACGTTGACATGGCGTGCTCGTCCGGGAATCAGGCGATTATGTGCGCGAGGGACCTCATTCGGAGTGGGAACGCGGACGTGGTAGTGACGGGTGGGGTGGATGTTCCCATCAATATGTTGGTGTATGCGGCCTTTTGTCAGATCCGAGCCATGTCCAAACGAGACGATGATCCCACCGCGGCCAGTCGTCCTTTTGATAAACAGCGGGACGGGTTCGTTCTTTCCGAGGGCGCGGGTCTGGTCCTTGTCGAGTCACTTGAACACGCAATGAAACGCGGGGCCCGGATCTATGCGGAAATCATCGGAGCCGGATTGACGAGCGACGCACACCACATGCTCATCCCTGACAAGTCGGGGGCACAAATGCTCCGCGCCATGCAGCTGGCGCTGCGGGATGCGCGCCTGTCGCCATGGGACCTGAGCTATATCAATGCACACGGGACGGCAACGAGACTGAACGACAGCATAGAATCGCACGCCATAGGGAGGTTGCTGGATAGTAAGCCTTACGCTGTACCCGTAAGCTCCGTCAAGTCCATGATCGGACATACTCTTGGAGCGGCCGGCGCATTGGAAATAATTACTTGCCTCCTTTCCATGGAACAGGCTATGTTGCCTCCAACAATCAACCTGGAAGAACGGGACGAAGACTGCGCGGACCTGGACTATGTACCCAATGTGTCCCGGAGCCGGCCGGTCTCGATCTGTATGTCCAATTCGTTCGCCTTTGGCGGCAGCAACACGTCGTTGATTCTTCGAAAATACGACGGCTAG
- a CDS encoding amino acid permease → MKRQIGLSGAAALIVGNMIGVGIFTTVGFMAAHIGNPLWMIGLWFGGGLMTMVAAWCYGVLGAAYPEAGGDYVFLREGLGEWAAFVAGWVLVCVILPSSIAALSSALADGLSRVAGVSSWSMEALAVRLSPKWAAAGLIVGVHLVSAAHLRWTLGVQKLTTALLILVVASLLFLGFGWGDGHWGYLAVGGSFPGFQALGVAAVGIIFSYSGFFQVVYLGGEVRDPTRIIPKSILLSVTIVTAVYTALVALYLFSAPIELLAGRIDVGQLAAKRLLGAKGGLFIEAGILLAIAGSLNATVPAGPRIAYAMSADRCFPKPFGVLWSPTGMPMLGLALQAALSLAYLLLGAFDEILSCTTIAMVLSSMGVGISLLRLRRSIARRRHSSEWRIILPATVFVVCYVATGFSIAYGYPEETALGLGIAAAAVPLYVLKKRLLKIPPAHSCG, encoded by the coding sequence ATGAAACGTCAAATCGGTCTTTCGGGGGCGGCGGCCCTCATTGTGGGCAACATGATCGGAGTGGGGATTTTCACCACTGTGGGTTTCATGGCCGCCCACATCGGAAATCCACTCTGGATGATAGGTCTCTGGTTCGGCGGGGGCCTGATGACCATGGTGGCCGCCTGGTGCTATGGAGTTCTGGGCGCAGCGTACCCCGAAGCCGGCGGGGACTATGTCTTTCTGAGGGAGGGTCTGGGAGAATGGGCTGCGTTTGTCGCCGGGTGGGTGCTCGTCTGCGTCATTCTACCGAGTTCGATAGCAGCTCTCTCGTCCGCATTGGCCGACGGCCTGTCACGAGTTGCGGGAGTATCGTCATGGTCGATGGAGGCGCTTGCCGTCCGGCTGTCTCCAAAGTGGGCGGCTGCGGGGTTGATCGTCGGCGTGCACCTGGTTTCCGCTGCGCATCTTCGATGGACGCTGGGAGTGCAAAAGCTGACTACCGCTCTGTTGATCCTGGTGGTGGCGAGCCTATTGTTTCTGGGTTTCGGCTGGGGGGACGGCCATTGGGGCTATCTGGCCGTCGGGGGATCTTTTCCCGGCTTTCAGGCCCTTGGGGTTGCAGCCGTGGGCATCATCTTTTCCTACAGCGGATTTTTCCAGGTGGTTTATCTGGGCGGCGAAGTGAGGGATCCGACCAGGATTATCCCGAAGTCCATCCTGCTGTCCGTGACGATCGTGACCGCGGTGTATACGGCTCTCGTTGCACTGTATCTGTTTTCCGCACCGATCGAACTGCTGGCCGGCCGGATCGATGTCGGTCAGTTGGCCGCTAAAAGGCTTCTTGGGGCGAAAGGAGGGCTGTTTATCGAGGCGGGTATCCTGTTGGCCATTGCGGGCTCGCTGAACGCAACGGTCCCCGCGGGGCCTAGGATTGCGTACGCCATGTCGGCTGACCGCTGCTTTCCCAAGCCATTCGGTGTGCTATGGAGTCCCACCGGCATGCCGATGCTGGGGCTCGCCCTGCAGGCGGCACTCTCTCTGGCGTACCTGCTGCTTGGCGCCTTCGACGAGATCCTTTCCTGTACAACCATCGCCATGGTGCTGTCTTCCATGGGGGTGGGCATCAGCCTTTTGCGGCTTCGAAGAAGTATAGCCCGGCGCAGGCACTCGAGTGAATGGAGAATCATCCTTCCTGCGACGGTTTTCGTGGTATGTTACGTCGCCACGGGGTTTTCCATCGCCTATGGATATCCCGAAGAAACGGCGCTTGGTTTGGGTATCGCCGCTGCGGCCGTACCTCTGTATGTGCTGAAGAAACGGCTCCTCAAAATTCCACCTGCTCATTCCTGCGGGTAG
- the tatC gene encoding twin-arginine translocase subunit TatC: protein MNENAKMPFTAHLEELRKRLIICVAAVGVGFAICYGFSTQLFAFLVQPLRDVLPKGDTLVYTSLPEMFFIYLKIGFLAGALLASPIIFYQLWSFIAPGLYPNEKKYAIPFVCSSCLLFIGGAVFGYAVVFPFGFKFFVSFNTDYVKALPAVSQYFSLSIKLLLAFGVIFEMPIVILFLSKIGLVNYKMLSRKRKYAILVIFVVAAILTPPDVITQFMMAVPMLVLYEASIFLAKWFGRKPLDEESDEKEKEDTAVQKV from the coding sequence GTGAACGAAAACGCCAAGATGCCGTTTACCGCTCATCTCGAGGAGTTGAGGAAGCGGCTAATCATTTGTGTAGCGGCTGTTGGAGTGGGTTTCGCGATCTGTTACGGATTCTCCACACAACTGTTTGCTTTTCTTGTTCAACCCCTCAGGGATGTGTTGCCCAAGGGGGATACCCTAGTCTACACGAGTTTGCCCGAGATGTTCTTCATCTACTTGAAAATCGGGTTTCTTGCCGGAGCGCTTCTGGCCTCTCCCATCATCTTCTACCAGCTGTGGAGCTTCATCGCTCCCGGTTTGTATCCAAACGAAAAGAAATACGCCATTCCCTTTGTTTGCAGCAGTTGTCTGCTCTTTATTGGTGGCGCCGTCTTCGGGTATGCGGTCGTGTTCCCGTTCGGATTCAAGTTCTTCGTTTCATTCAATACGGATTACGTGAAGGCGTTGCCCGCGGTAAGCCAATACTTCTCGCTTTCGATAAAACTCTTGCTGGCTTTCGGCGTCATTTTCGAAATGCCGATCGTTATTCTTTTTCTCTCGAAAATCGGACTCGTAAACTACAAGATGTTAAGTCGGAAGCGAAAGTATGCAATCCTGGTTATTTTTGTCGTAGCGGCAATCCTGACTCCTCCCGACGTAATTACCCAGTTTATGATGGCCGTCCCCATGCTGGTGTTATATGAGGCGAGTATTTTTCTCGCCAAATGGTTCGGCAGAAAGCCGCTGGACGAGGAGAGCGACGAGAAAGAGAAGGAAGACACGGCGGTTCAGAAGGTATGA
- a CDS encoding acyl carrier protein: MESSAKLPTPEEVKQKVKEILIEESQLRGMGLDDISEDAHLIDDLGLDSTDLVSVIFGIEEAFDISISDEEAAKCITLRAVGEAVMERLAAGAQVEG, encoded by the coding sequence ATGGAATCATCCGCGAAACTCCCCACTCCTGAAGAAGTGAAACAGAAGGTCAAGGAAATACTAATCGAAGAGTCCCAGCTCAGAGGAATGGGACTGGATGACATTTCCGAGGATGCTCACTTGATCGATGACTTGGGATTGGATTCCACGGACTTGGTGTCCGTGATTTTCGGGATCGAGGAAGCATTTGATATCTCGATCAGCGATGAGGAAGCGGCCAAATGCATCACTCTCAGGGCGGTGGGAGAGGCTGTGATGGAGCGTCTGGCGGCCGGCGCTCAAGTCGAGGGCTGA
- a CDS encoding polysaccharide-degrading enzyme, whose amino-acid sequence MINGTGGRIRRTHQWRIGAWTFFLSVLLFSSECPWAAVYEVGPGKEYETIGSVPWEALNAGDTVRIHWKSEPYREKWVICRVGTDQQPIVVTGIPDPEGRRPVIDGEDATTREQLDFWNEDRGVIKIGGANSPADTMPAHIRIENLEIRGGRPPHTFTGRYGITEYRDNCAAVYMEKGQHITIRNCILHDCGNGVFGSSGVKDLLLEFCHIYDNGIEGSIYHHNNYTECDGIVFQFNRFGPLRPECGGNNLKDRSAGTVIRYNWIEGGNRQLDLVDSDHEFLYTLPYYRSTYVYGNVLVEPEDEGNSQICHYGGDSGDTDQYRKGALYFYNNTVVSTRSGNTTLFRLSTNDESADCRNNICLVTAAGGRLAMTAGAGVLDLRNNWFKSDWVETHDTLTGIINDYGQIEGQDPGFVDHTAQDFRLTSASDCLNRGIACAGAVLPEHAVLWQYGKHQSREHRPKDAVPDLGAFERPAMVIPPFFMLLTAPPQP is encoded by the coding sequence ATGATAAACGGAACGGGCGGCCGGATTCGGCGAACTCATCAGTGGAGAATAGGTGCGTGGACGTTCTTCTTGTCTGTTCTACTGTTTTCATCCGAGTGCCCTTGGGCCGCGGTTTACGAAGTGGGGCCGGGAAAGGAATATGAAACTATCGGGTCCGTACCCTGGGAAGCCCTGAACGCCGGGGATACGGTTCGGATCCATTGGAAGAGTGAACCTTACCGGGAGAAATGGGTCATCTGCCGGGTGGGAACCGACCAGCAGCCCATCGTAGTCACCGGAATACCCGATCCGGAGGGCCGACGGCCGGTCATCGACGGTGAAGATGCAACTACGCGAGAGCAGCTCGACTTCTGGAACGAGGATCGGGGCGTTATCAAGATCGGCGGGGCCAATTCACCTGCCGATACCATGCCCGCACACATCCGCATCGAGAACCTGGAAATACGCGGGGGCAGGCCGCCGCATACCTTTACCGGGAGGTACGGCATTACAGAATACAGAGACAATTGTGCGGCCGTGTACATGGAAAAAGGTCAACACATCACCATAAGGAACTGTATTCTCCATGACTGCGGGAACGGCGTTTTCGGAAGTTCCGGGGTAAAGGATCTGCTGCTGGAATTCTGTCATATCTACGATAACGGGATCGAAGGGAGCATTTACCATCACAACAACTACACGGAGTGCGACGGCATTGTCTTCCAGTTCAACCGATTCGGGCCGCTCCGGCCCGAATGCGGCGGCAATAATCTGAAGGACCGGTCCGCGGGCACGGTCATACGGTATAACTGGATCGAAGGCGGCAACCGGCAGCTTGACCTTGTGGACAGCGATCACGAGTTCCTTTACACGCTGCCCTACTACCGGTCCACCTATGTCTACGGCAATGTTCTGGTGGAACCGGAGGATGAAGGAAACAGCCAGATCTGCCATTACGGCGGTGATTCGGGGGACACGGATCAGTATCGGAAGGGCGCCCTGTACTTCTACAACAATACGGTGGTTTCAACAAGATCCGGCAATACCACCCTGTTCCGGCTGTCCACGAACGACGAATCAGCCGATTGCCGGAACAACATCTGCTTGGTGACCGCGGCGGGCGGTAGACTGGCCATGACGGCCGGGGCGGGGGTGTTGGACCTGAGAAACAACTGGTTCAAAAGCGATTGGGTGGAGACGCACGACACATTGACCGGCATCATTAACGACTATGGTCAGATCGAAGGTCAGGATCCGGGATTCGTCGATCATACGGCTCAGGATTTTCGACTGACATCCGCTTCCGACTGCTTGAACCGTGGAATCGCCTGTGCCGGCGCCGTGCTGCCGGAGCACGCCGTTCTATGGCAGTACGGGAAACATCAAAGTCGGGAACACCGTCCCAAGGATGCCGTACCGGACCTGGGCGCCTTCGAACGCCCCGCCATGGTGATTCCGCCCTTTTTCATGCTCCTGACGGCGCCGCCCCAACCCTGA